The proteins below are encoded in one region of Lactuca sativa cultivar Salinas chromosome 3, Lsat_Salinas_v11, whole genome shotgun sequence:
- the LOC111909074 gene encoding tetrahydroberberine oxidase: MNQTHQNMKNSLPKSSVFLFVLTLSFSTSWAALSSILDATPGSEDFISCIKSNSNNISVSQLTFTSANASFLPIWQAAVQNTRFLKPSTRRPSVIVTPVEETLIQTTLFCAKEHGYELRIRSGGHDYEGLSYTADVPFVMLDFTNMRSIDVDVANSTAWVQAGAVLGEVYYAISQKTDTLYFPAGVCPTVGVGGYMGGAGYGNLLRKYGTAADNVIDARFMDVNGNILDRKSMGEDLFWAIRGGGVSSFGIVLAWKLRLVPVPEKVTVFILNKTLEQGATEIFHKYQTVIPAIDRNLHIRTQVFEIYIGNTTKKTINIMFEGIYQGTTDTLLPLLDEKFPELGVTREICEEIKMIQSTLVFWGFPSSLPTEILTNRSAIAKLNNKSKSDYIRKPIPISGLKKIWKKFMENDESALLMINPFGGRMADYSETAIPYPHRAGVLLQVLKTVNFNGQASDTTPTSLRRLSWLRSLEELLTPYVSKNPREAYSNYNDLDFGVGNANYKEASVWGERYWKRDNFKRLIRIKAKVDPENFFRRPQSIPVFSSSLSDI, translated from the coding sequence atgaaccaaactcatcaaaacatGAAGAATTCTCTTCCAAAGTCTTCCGTCTTCCTCTTCGTTTTAACTCTTTCCTTTTCTACTTCCTGGGCAGCCTTATCTTCTATTCTTGACGCTACACCAGGTTCTGAAGATTTCATAAGCTGCATAAAATCCAATTCCAATAATATCAGCGTCTCTCAACTCACTTTTACCTCTGCCAATGCTTCTTTCCTACCCATTTGGCAAGCTGCAGTCCAAAACACTAGATTCCTTAAACCTTCCACTCGTAGGCCATCAGTCATCGTTACGCCTGTGGAAGAAACACTGATCCAAACAACTCTTTTCTGTGCCAAGGAACATGGCTACGAGCTTAGAATCAGGAGCGGGGGACATGACTACGAGGGTCTCTCGTACACTGCTGATGTTCCCTTTGTTATGCTTGATTTCACTAACATGAGGTCTATCGACGTGGATGTAGCAAACAGTACTGCGTGGGTCCAGGCGGGCGCTGTACTTGGTGAAGTCTATTACGCTATTTCTCAGAAAACCGACACCTTGTATTTCCCGGCAGGAGTTTGCCCCACGGTGGGTGTTGGCGGATACATGGGTGGTGCTGGCTATGGAAACCTGTTGAGGAAATATGGTACTGCTGCTGATAATGTTATTGATGCCCGCTTCATGGATGTCAACGGAAACATTCTTGACAGGAAATCCATGGGCGAAGATTTGTTTTGGGCTATTCGAGGTGGTGGTGTTTCAAGTTTCGGAATCGTTCTTGCATGGAAGCTGAGGTTGGTTCCTGTTCCAGAAAAAGTAACAGTCTTTATACTGAATAAGACTTTGGAACAAGGGGCAACCGAAATCTTCCATAAATATCAAACCGTTATACCAGCTATCGATAGAAATTTACATATAAGAACACAGGTGTTCGAGATATATATCGGCAACACTACCAAAAAAACCATCAATATTATGTTCGAAGGAATTTATCAAGGCACTACCGACACGTTACTTCCATTGTTGGACGAAAAGTTTCCGGAGCTCGGTGTTACACGAGAGATTTGTGAAGAAATTAAGATGATACAATCGACCCTTGTGTTTTGGGGCTTTCCAAGCTCCCTCCCGACCGAGATTCTCACGAACCGGTCTGCGATAGCCAAGCTCAACAACAAAAGTAAATCAGACTATATCCGAAAACCTATTCCCATTAGCGGGCTAAAAAAGATTTGGAAAAAATTTATGGAAAATGATGAATCAGCGCTTCTAATGATCAATCCTTTTGGAGGAAGGATGGCTGATTACTCTGAGACAGCAATTCCATATCCTCATAGAGCTGGGGTATTGTTACAAGTTCTCAAGACTGTCAATTTTAACGGGCAAGCTTCGGACACAACCCCTACCTCCCTTCGGAGGTTATCTTGGTTGCGAAGCTTAGAAGAATTATTGACACCTTATGTGTCAAAGAACCCAAGGGAGGCGTATTCGAACTATAACGATCTTGATTTTGGTGTTGGAAATGCTAATTATAAAGAAGCAAGTGTTTGGGGCGAGAGGTATTGGAAGAGGGATAATTTCAAGAGGTTGATTCGAATCAAGGCAAAAGTTGATCCGGAAAATTTCTTTAGGCGCCCACAAAGTATACCAGTTTTCTCATCGTCTCTTTCCGACATATGA